The genome window TTCTCGTTCAGCTTTTAACTCCATCTCCAGCGTTGAGTAGTAATCTTCCATTAAGTCTGGATTCTCGAGCATCTTTTTGATCTCTTTTAGCGAAAAACCAACTTGTTGAAATACCTTGATCTGATTAGCTGTTATAATCTGGCGAGCTGAGTAGTAGCGATAATTGGTTAGCGCGTCGATTGATTCAGGCGTTAAAAGCTCCAGCTTCTCATAATGATGAAGGGCTCGAACCGTCAAATTTGTTAGCTTAGAAAAATCACCAATTTTAAACATTAATTCCCCTTTACTCTCACCTAAGGTTAGTCTATATAATAATATAAAAAAGGAGGTCTAACAAATGGCGAGACCAACAACGAAAGAAGATTTAATTGCAGCCAGCACCCAAAATTTTGACAAATTAATGAAATTACTTGATCCTTTAACTGAAGAAGAAAAGAATGGCAAATTTCATTTTGATCTTGAAAAGGAAAAGGGGGCACACTGGAAAAGAGATCAGAATATCAGAGATGTCCTAATTCACTTGTATGAGTGGCAAGTTCTATTGTTAAATTGGGTAAAGAGTAATCAAAAAGGAGTTGCAAAAGATTTCTTGCCCGACGGATATAATTGGCGCAACTATGGCGAAATGAATGTTGAATTGTGGAAGAAGCACCAAAGTACTCCTTACGATGAAGCTCTTGAGAATCTAAAAGATACCCACCAGAAAGTAATGAAGCTGATTGATGCGTTTAGCAATGAAGAACTTTTTTCTAAAGGAGCGTTTCCTTGGACTGGCAACAATACTCTTGGTGCCTACGTTGTATCAAGTACTTCCAGTCACTATGATTGGGCGTTAAAGAAAATAAGAAAGTATTTGAAAGGCTTGAATTGATTCAGGCTTTTTTTAGTTCATGGATCATTATAAATTCTTCTTCGTTTTCGTCGATGATAGTAAAACCGACTTTCTGGTACATTCTAAGAGCATAATTATCTTTTTGCACAGCTAGGCTTGTTTTTTGGTAAATGTTTTGAGCTTGCAAATATTTTAACATCGCCCGCATCAAAAGAGTTCCAATTCCTTTATTTCTATTTTCTGGTCGGACGGAGATGGCAAATTCAGGGGTATCGCCATCGACACTGCCAAATCCGTTAATGATTCTAACCCAACAAGCTCCTACGATCTGTCCACCTTCTTCATCGACCAAGCAATAATCATCTTTGTAATTACCAAAGTCTTTGATATAAACCGCAAGATCTGGTTCTTCAATGATGCTTTTGGGAAGAAGTTCAGCTCCTTCACGCTGAAATATTGCATAGTATAGGAAATCTTTTAGTATTGAGATTTCTTCTGTTTTAAGAGGTCTTATTGTAATTTTATGGCTACCTTTTTTGTTTGAAATGGGCAATGATAATTACGATATTATAGCCTATTTCATACAAAATAACCACTTGTCTTCGTCCATCGACCGATTAGCTGAAACACTTTATTTTAAATTCCAACTCCCTTAAATTAGATTTAAGGAGGTAAGATGTTAGTCAAAACTGAAATAAATGAGGTCTATCAAGAGGCGTTTATCAGCGTAAATGCGCAAAAAGACAGTGTTGAACTGCATGTGCTCGCAGATGCAATTCGGGAGTTTGTCAACGAACAAAATTTAACGGGATCCGGTCGAGGTGTGCAAAAAATTATTCCGATTTATCAGATTATCAGCGTCCATACTCTCGGTAAACATGTTGTCTGTGAAACGATCAGCGGGACTTTTCAACTAAAAGAGCGGATCTATGAATTACGTAGTTTGCTATCTGAAAAGTTATTTCTACAGATTTCAAGCAGTGAAATTGTCAACATCAGTCAAATTGCCAATTTTTCGCTGACCAAGAATGGGATTTATCAGGTTAATTTTAAAAATGGCAAATTTACCTACGCATCAAGACGTTACATGCAAAAAATAAAAAAGGAGTACTTCTCATGAAAAGAATAATTAAATCTTCGCTCGCCGGAGTAGCTGTCGGATTTTTAATCGCACTTTTGTTTTCTTGGGTGAATTCGGGTGGCAAATTTCTAGCATCGAAACCCCAATTTAATGCAAGATTTTCTTCAAATTTAACGGCAGTTACTGTCTCGGCAGGAATCTGGGCGTTAATGGGAGCAATATTTGGCGCTAGCTATTTAATTTTCGAGCAAGAAAAGTGGAGCATTACTCGTCAGACGGTAATCCATTTCTTAGTTACGATTGTATTTTTCTTGCCGCTGGCAATTTTTGCCGGTTGGTTTCCTTTCACAGCAGGCGGAATTATTAGCGCAGTCGTTGAATTCGTTATTATTTATTCCTTGATCTGGTGGTGGCAAATGGAGCGTGCCAAAAAGAAAATCAAGATGTTAAACGATGCTATTTCAGCTTCTTGAGATTGACTTTAATTTCTCTAGAGAGCCGCACAAGCTGGGCGATGTTCGAATAAGTAAAATAAAATGAACCGAAAGTTGTTGCAGTTAAAACTAGGACTGCAAAGGTTCCTGCAAGTGGATTTTTTGAAAAATGACTTTTAAAATTGTTAACATCGATATTAACAATAAGTAGCACGCATGGAACGAAAATACACAATGCAAGCAACAAATAAAAAAGAGAATCGTTACGTTTTGAGCGCACCAATTTTAATTTATCTTTGTACTTAGGCGGATTTTCAATTTTGTTGAACTTGAGATAGTTGCCTTCTTGATAATCAATCGAAACCACTCCAAAGAGATCGATGAACCCTTCAAGGTTGCGAGGTTCTTCAAGGTCAAAGGCGATTATTTGTTTCAAAAGGTCAAGATTGCTGAGTTCACCTGAATATGCTTTATCTCCTGCAATATTGTCGCCAATATCATAGCGCTGTTCATAAAACATTGTTTTAAGTCCAAAAATTGTGATGTCGACCGGAAATTTACGGAGCCAGATCAGAAAATCTTTAAATCCAGTGTCACTGAACTTGGTCAATAGGTAATCAATGTCACTGACTTCTGTTGTAGTAGATAAAGAATCTTCAGCAGATTTAAAAGTGAAATCCCCTGCCTGTAAAATCTTTTCCCAATACAACGGCAAGAAATTTTCGGCATAAGCCAAAGTCTTGCCGTTTTCTTTTAATTTAACAATAATTCCTGAATTCATGGACGCCCTCGTAAACGTTTAACCGCTATTATAGCAAAATTAAAAAAAAATAAAATTAGCCTGAAAGACTGGAGGATTCCTTTTTTTCGTCTTATGATCTATTCAAGCTCAAAATCAAAATATTAGTAGGAGGAAAAGATGAGTTTATTAGTTTTAGGTGGTGCAGGATACATTGGCTCTCACATGGTTGATCTATTAGTTCAAAAAAATGAAAGAGTTGTAGTTGTCGACAATTTAAGTCGCGGTCATCGAGCAGCAGTCAATGACAAGGCTGTGTTTTATCAAGGTGATGTACGCGATGAAGAATTTATGAATCGGGTGTTTTCTGAAGAAGATATCGAAGCAGTTTTCCATTTTTGTGCTTATATTCAGATTCCTGAATCACTGAAAAAACCAAACGATTATTTTGATAACAATGTAGGTGGACTCATTACTTTAATTGAGGTCATGGCAAAGCATCATACTAGTAAATTAATTTTTTCTTCTTCCGCAGCTGTTTATGGCAATCCAGAAATTGTTCCGATTAAAGAAGATTCTGCGAAAAATCCGATCAATCCATATGGCTTAACTAAGCTCATGATGGAACAGATGATGGCTTGGAATGGACCGGCATACGACATTAATTGGATTGCTTTTCGTTACTTCAACGTGGCTGGAGCAAAAGCAGATGGCAGCATCGGTGAAGATCATCGACCAGAATCGCATTTGATTCCACTCGTTTTGCAGGCTGCAACTGGTGAACGAGATCATGTTGATATTTGTGGTGAAGATTATAATACGCCGGATGGCACTAACATTAGAGATTACGTTCACGTGGTCGACCTAGTTGAAGCTCACTATTTGGGACTTGAATATCTAAGAAACGGCGGCAAGAGTGATGCGTTTAATTTAGGATCCAAAAAAGGTTATTCAGTTAAAGAGATTGTTGAGGCAACCAGAGAGGTAACTGGTAAGCCAATTCCTGCTGTTTCTGCTCCAAGGCGTGGAGGGGATCCAGATTCCTTAGTTGCTGATAGCAGCAAAGTTAGAAGCGTTTTGCATTGGGCACCAAAGTATGATGATATTAATGAAATTATCGCTAGCGCTTGGAATTGGGTACAAAAACATCCAGAAGGCTACAAAGACTAAAAGAGACACCCTTTAGGGGGTGCCTTTTTTATTTTGCAGATTGAACTGTAAATTGATTTCCCTCAACCAAGATTACTTGCTGATTGGTAATTGATCTGAGGTTAATCTTTGAGGAGTATTCGTTCACAATATTTTTTGTAACTTTCTTAAATGGGCTGCTTTTATAGTGCGGTAAGGTATAAATATCGATTAAATTTAAGGCGTCGAAATTAGTTAATTCGGGCGCTTTTTTGACGCTGTCCATTAAGCTGATGTATTCAATATTGGGCGCTGTAATTACCGATCCTGCTGATTCGCCGATATAAAGTTTTCCCGAATTTACCGCATCGATGATAATCCGATCAGCTCCTGTGCGTTTTAGTTCTTGCAGTAAATAAAATGTATTGCCGCCACTGATATAAATCAAATCATTGTTGTTGATTTTTGTTTCAATCTCTTCAGTTGAGGATTTTGAAAGATCTAATTCATCAACG of Xylocopilactobacillus apicola contains these proteins:
- a CDS encoding ClbS/DfsB family four-helix bundle protein: MARPTTKEDLIAASTQNFDKLMKLLDPLTEEEKNGKFHFDLEKEKGAHWKRDQNIRDVLIHLYEWQVLLLNWVKSNQKGVAKDFLPDGYNWRNYGEMNVELWKKHQSTPYDEALENLKDTHQKVMKLIDAFSNEELFSKGAFPWTGNNTLGAYVVSSTSSHYDWALKKIRKYLKGLN
- a CDS encoding GNAT family N-acetyltransferase; the protein is MPISNKKGSHKITIRPLKTEEISILKDFLYYAIFQREGAELLPKSIIEEPDLAVYIKDFGNYKDDYCLVDEEGGQIVGACWVRIINGFGSVDGDTPEFAISVRPENRNKGIGTLLMRAMLKYLQAQNIYQKTSLAVQKDNYALRMYQKVGFTIIDENEEEFIMIHELKKA
- a CDS encoding LytTR family DNA-binding domain-containing protein, with amino-acid sequence MLVKTEINEVYQEAFISVNAQKDSVELHVLADAIREFVNEQNLTGSGRGVQKIIPIYQIISVHTLGKHVVCETISGTFQLKERIYELRSLLSEKLFLQISSSEIVNISQIANFSLTKNGIYQVNFKNGKFTYASRRYMQKIKKEYFS
- a CDS encoding DUF3021 domain-containing protein, whose translation is MKRIIKSSLAGVAVGFLIALLFSWVNSGGKFLASKPQFNARFSSNLTAVTVSAGIWALMGAIFGASYLIFEQEKWSITRQTVIHFLVTIVFFLPLAIFAGWFPFTAGGIISAVVEFVIIYSLIWWWQMERAKKKIKMLNDAISAS
- the galE gene encoding UDP-glucose 4-epimerase GalE; this translates as MSLLVLGGAGYIGSHMVDLLVQKNERVVVVDNLSRGHRAAVNDKAVFYQGDVRDEEFMNRVFSEEDIEAVFHFCAYIQIPESLKKPNDYFDNNVGGLITLIEVMAKHHTSKLIFSSSAAVYGNPEIVPIKEDSAKNPINPYGLTKLMMEQMMAWNGPAYDINWIAFRYFNVAGAKADGSIGEDHRPESHLIPLVLQAATGERDHVDICGEDYNTPDGTNIRDYVHVVDLVEAHYLGLEYLRNGGKSDAFNLGSKKGYSVKEIVEATREVTGKPIPAVSAPRRGGDPDSLVADSSKVRSVLHWAPKYDDINEIIASAWNWVQKHPEGYKD
- a CDS encoding Type 1 glutamine amidotransferase-like domain-containing protein produces the protein MNKKMFLASAFSDVATLLPDFEPNLVGKKVTFIPTASKVEFIGFLVGLEKRTFKKLGLIVDELDLSKSSTEEIETKINNNDLIYISGGNTFYLLQELKRTGADRIIIDAVNSGKLYIGESAGSVITAPNIEYISLMDSVKKAPELTNFDALNLIDIYTLPHYKSSPFKKVTKNIVNEYSSKINLRSITNQQVILVEGNQFTVQSAK